A genomic segment from Streptosporangium roseum DSM 43021 encodes:
- a CDS encoding DEAD/DEAH box helicase: protein MTTPAERYAAFRQSQADSGPALTSFRGLYDFDLDDFQLDACRALEAGDGVLVAAPTGSGKTVVGEFAVHLALEQGRKCFYTTPIKALSNQKYNDLVRRYGAAGVGLLTGDNSINGDAPIVIMTTEVLRNMLYAGSGTLAGLGFVVMDEVHYLADRFRGAVWEEVIIHLPESVRLVALSATVSNAEEFGEWMGEVRGDTSVIVDEHRPVPLWQHMLAGNRLYDLFVADEDGRRPQVNPHLMRIAKDEERQSYGRGRRGYSRPRRAAPPDRASAIERLDADGLLPAITFIFSRAGCDAAVIQCLHAGIRLTTDAERHQIRQIVDERTAHLPDEDLAVLGYLEWRDGLERGLAAHHAGMLPAFKEVVEELFTRNLVKAVFATETLALGINMPARSVVIEKLDKWNGETHADLTPGEYTQLTGRAGRRGIDVEGHAVVQWQPGMDPLQVAGLASTRTYPLRSSFRPSYNMAVNLVGQVGRERARTLLESSFAQFQADRAVVGIAKQVRRAEEALEGYREAMTCHLGDFEEYAAMRRALSDREAELSRQRGAARRAQALRSLEALKPGDIIRVPGGRRAGLAVVLDPGLNSRGEGPAPLVLTIGKQVKKLSPADFPVPVEPVEHLRIPKNFNARSPKERANLVASVHAKIGDRDFGKPARARDHAAEDDEINRLRKAIRQHPCHGCDEREDHARWAERYYKLLRETEGLRRRVEGRSHVIARTFDKVCGVLDQLGYLEGESVTAEGRRLAQLYTELDLLTAECLRAGLWEELDPAELAAVVSSLVFESRQADDARQPRIPAGGVQKALGDMVRLWGELESIEGDHGLSFIREPDFGFAWAAFRWAKGQNLDAVLRDGVNGAELAAGDFVRWIKQLLDLLGQISDAAPKSSKVKQNTGKAMDALRRGVVAYSSLT, encoded by the coding sequence ATGACGACCCCAGCGGAACGTTACGCTGCTTTCCGTCAGAGCCAGGCTGACAGCGGGCCGGCGCTGACCTCGTTCCGCGGTCTTTACGACTTCGACCTGGATGACTTCCAGCTGGACGCCTGCCGGGCGCTGGAGGCGGGCGACGGAGTCCTCGTAGCCGCCCCGACCGGATCCGGCAAGACCGTCGTGGGTGAGTTCGCGGTCCACCTCGCGCTGGAGCAGGGCCGCAAGTGCTTCTACACCACCCCGATCAAGGCGCTGTCCAACCAGAAGTACAACGACCTGGTCAGACGGTACGGGGCGGCCGGCGTCGGCCTGCTCACCGGCGACAACAGCATCAACGGCGACGCCCCGATCGTCATCATGACGACCGAGGTCCTGCGCAACATGCTCTACGCCGGCTCCGGCACCCTGGCGGGCCTCGGCTTCGTCGTCATGGACGAGGTGCACTACCTGGCCGACCGGTTCCGCGGCGCGGTCTGGGAAGAAGTGATCATCCACCTGCCCGAGTCGGTGCGGCTGGTCGCCCTCTCGGCCACGGTCAGCAACGCCGAGGAGTTCGGCGAGTGGATGGGCGAGGTCCGCGGCGACACCAGCGTCATCGTCGACGAGCACCGCCCGGTCCCGCTCTGGCAGCACATGCTCGCCGGCAACCGCCTGTACGACCTGTTCGTGGCGGACGAGGACGGCCGGCGGCCGCAGGTCAACCCCCACCTGATGCGGATCGCCAAGGACGAGGAACGCCAGTCGTACGGCAGGGGCCGCCGCGGCTACTCCCGCCCGCGCAGGGCCGCCCCGCCCGACCGGGCGTCGGCCATCGAGCGCCTCGACGCCGACGGCCTGCTCCCGGCGATCACCTTCATCTTCTCCCGCGCCGGCTGCGACGCGGCCGTCATACAGTGCCTGCACGCCGGCATCCGGCTCACCACCGACGCCGAACGCCACCAGATCCGGCAGATCGTCGACGAGCGCACCGCGCACCTGCCCGACGAGGACCTGGCCGTGCTGGGCTACCTCGAATGGCGCGACGGCCTTGAGCGCGGCCTCGCCGCCCACCACGCGGGCATGCTCCCGGCCTTCAAGGAGGTCGTCGAGGAACTGTTCACCCGCAACCTGGTCAAGGCCGTGTTCGCCACCGAGACCCTGGCGCTGGGCATCAACATGCCCGCCCGCTCCGTGGTGATCGAGAAGCTCGACAAGTGGAACGGCGAGACCCACGCCGACCTCACGCCCGGCGAATACACCCAGCTCACCGGCCGGGCCGGGCGGCGGGGCATCGACGTGGAGGGCCACGCGGTCGTCCAGTGGCAGCCGGGCATGGACCCGCTGCAGGTCGCGGGACTGGCCAGCACCCGCACCTACCCGCTGCGCTCCAGCTTCCGCCCCTCCTACAACATGGCGGTCAACCTGGTCGGCCAGGTGGGCAGGGAGCGCGCCAGGACCCTCCTGGAGTCCTCTTTCGCTCAGTTCCAGGCCGACCGGGCCGTGGTGGGCATCGCCAAGCAGGTGCGCCGCGCCGAGGAGGCCCTGGAGGGCTACCGCGAGGCGATGACCTGCCACCTGGGCGACTTCGAGGAGTACGCCGCGATGCGCAGGGCGCTGTCCGACCGGGAGGCCGAGCTGTCACGCCAGCGCGGCGCGGCCCGCAGGGCGCAGGCGCTGCGCTCGCTGGAGGCGCTCAAGCCGGGTGACATCATCCGTGTCCCGGGCGGGCGCCGCGCCGGTCTGGCGGTCGTCCTCGACCCCGGTCTCAACTCCCGGGGAGAGGGCCCCGCACCGCTGGTGCTGACCATCGGCAAGCAGGTCAAGAAGCTGTCGCCGGCCGACTTCCCGGTCCCGGTGGAGCCGGTCGAGCATCTGCGCATCCCGAAGAACTTCAACGCGCGCTCGCCGAAGGAGCGGGCCAACCTGGTCGCCTCCGTCCACGCCAAGATCGGCGACCGCGACTTCGGCAAGCCGGCCAGGGCACGCGACCACGCGGCCGAGGACGACGAGATCAACCGCCTGCGCAAGGCGATCCGCCAGCACCCCTGCCACGGCTGTGACGAGCGCGAGGACCACGCCCGCTGGGCCGAGCGCTACTACAAGCTGCTGCGCGAGACCGAGGGACTGCGCCGCCGGGTCGAGGGCCGCTCCCACGTCATCGCCCGCACCTTCGACAAGGTCTGCGGAGTGCTCGACCAGCTCGGCTACCTGGAGGGCGAGAGCGTCACCGCCGAGGGGCGCCGCCTGGCCCAGCTCTACACCGAGCTGGACCTGCTCACCGCCGAGTGCCTGCGCGCCGGGCTCTGGGAGGAGCTGGACCCGGCCGAGCTGGCCGCCGTCGTGTCCTCGCTGGTCTTCGAGTCCAGGCAGGCCGACGACGCCCGCCAGCCGAGGATCCCGGCGGGCGGGGTGCAGAAGGCGCTGGGGGACATGGTCAGGCTCTGGGGGGAGCTGGAGTCGATCGAGGGCGACCACGGACTGTCCTTCATCAGGGAGCCCGACTTCGGGTTCGCCTGGGCGGCCTTCCGCTGGGCCAAGGGCCAGAACCTGGACGCCGTGCTGAGGGACGGGGTCAACGGGGCCGAGCTGGCCGCCGGCGACTTCGTCCGCTGGATCAAGCAGCTGCTCGACCTGCTCGGCCAGATCTCCGACGCCGCTCCCAAGAGCAGCAAGGTCAAGCAGAACACCGGCAAGGCGATGGACGCGCTCCGGCGCGGGGTGGTGGCCTACTCCTCCCTCACCTGA
- a CDS encoding diacylglycerol kinase, whose product MPGEIAVLVNPLARGGRSRGLLAPVLNRLRQGGSEVSVIVGESADDALERACTAVAEGPEALVAFGGDGLVHLAVQAVAGTDVPLGIIPAGTGNDIADALGLPKKDTLAAADVVLRAEVRTIDAARVGKDEWFAGVVSCGFDSRVNERANRMSWPPGMAKYLLALAEELRSFRPIPFRLDLDGEVIEREAMLVAVGNTRSYGAGMRVCPDALPDDGLLDVTILGAMPRGEFLRAFPRVYKGSHQGHPAVTMRRARRVTLEAPGAIVYADGERVGPAPLICEIVPGSLRVLV is encoded by the coding sequence GTGCCCGGAGAGATCGCTGTTCTCGTCAACCCCCTCGCCCGTGGCGGCCGCTCGCGGGGCCTGCTCGCTCCGGTGCTCAACAGGCTCCGGCAGGGGGGTTCCGAAGTCTCGGTCATCGTCGGGGAGTCGGCGGACGACGCCCTGGAACGCGCCTGCACGGCGGTCGCCGAGGGCCCCGAGGCGCTGGTGGCCTTCGGCGGGGACGGCCTGGTCCATCTGGCGGTCCAGGCAGTCGCCGGGACCGACGTCCCGCTGGGCATCATCCCCGCCGGGACCGGCAACGACATCGCCGACGCGCTCGGCCTGCCGAAGAAGGACACCCTCGCCGCCGCCGACGTCGTGCTCAGGGCCGAGGTCCGCACGATCGACGCCGCCAGGGTCGGCAAGGACGAGTGGTTCGCCGGGGTGGTCTCCTGCGGCTTCGACTCCCGCGTCAACGAGCGGGCCAACCGGATGTCCTGGCCGCCCGGCATGGCGAAGTACCTGCTCGCGCTGGCCGAGGAGCTCCGCTCCTTCCGGCCGATCCCGTTCCGGCTGGACCTCGACGGAGAGGTGATCGAGCGCGAGGCCATGCTGGTCGCGGTCGGCAACACCCGCTCCTACGGCGCCGGGATGCGGGTCTGCCCGGACGCCCTGCCCGACGACGGCCTGCTGGACGTGACGATCCTCGGGGCGATGCCCAGGGGAGAGTTCCTGCGCGCCTTCCCCCGCGTCTACAAGGGCTCCCACCAGGGTCACCCGGCCGTCACCATGCGCCGCGCCCGCCGGGTCACCCTGGAGGCCCCCGGCGCGATCGTCTACGCCGACGGTGAGCGGGTCGGGCCCGCCCCGCTCATCTGCGAGATCGTCCCGGGATCGCTGCGCGTGCTCGTCTAG
- the tatC gene encoding twin-arginine translocase subunit TatC, translating into MALLKWPKPGQNGSVSTDSAEGRMPLMEHLRELRNRLVIVLLAMVVGIVVGFVFFDPIWTFITEPYCSLPVSHLLREGECTFAIRGVFEAFFVNLKVAAMFAMVLSSPVWLYQIWAFVTPGLYRNEKRYSISFLALAIPLFLAGAALAYFIMDTGLAILLGFAPNNAIPLLEMDDYLSYALVMLIIFGVSFELPLLMVFLNVIGVLPRATVAKHRRMVIFIMFLFAALATPSTDPFSMIALAIPMVVLFALAEGFMYLRERRAPKGEDFSHLSDDEASPLAEDLSPLDLNTTDTDPIK; encoded by the coding sequence ATGGCGCTGCTGAAATGGCCCAAGCCGGGCCAGAACGGGTCGGTGTCCACCGATTCGGCCGAGGGGCGCATGCCGCTCATGGAGCATCTCCGTGAGCTGCGCAACCGGTTGGTGATCGTCCTGCTCGCCATGGTGGTGGGCATCGTCGTGGGTTTCGTCTTCTTCGACCCCATCTGGACCTTCATCACCGAGCCCTACTGCAGCCTGCCCGTCTCGCACCTGCTGCGGGAGGGCGAGTGCACCTTCGCCATCCGCGGGGTCTTCGAGGCCTTCTTCGTCAACCTGAAGGTCGCGGCGATGTTCGCGATGGTGCTCTCCTCGCCGGTGTGGCTGTACCAGATCTGGGCCTTCGTGACCCCGGGCCTGTACCGCAACGAGAAGCGCTACTCGATCTCGTTCCTCGCCCTGGCGATCCCGCTGTTCCTGGCGGGCGCCGCGCTGGCCTACTTCATCATGGACACCGGCCTGGCGATCCTGCTCGGCTTCGCGCCCAACAACGCGATCCCGCTGCTGGAGATGGACGACTACCTGAGCTACGCGCTGGTGATGCTCATCATCTTCGGTGTCTCCTTCGAGCTGCCGCTGCTGATGGTGTTCCTGAACGTGATCGGCGTCCTGCCGCGCGCGACGGTGGCCAAGCACCGCCGCATGGTCATCTTCATCATGTTCCTCTTCGCCGCGCTCGCCACCCCGAGCACCGACCCCTTCTCGATGATCGCGCTGGCCATCCCCATGGTCGTGCTGTTCGCCCTCGCCGAGGGGTTCATGTATCTACGGGAGCGGCGAGCGCCGAAGGGCGAGGACTTCTCCCATCTGTCGGATGACGAGGCGTCCCCTCTCGCGGAGGATCTTTCTCCTCTCGATTTGAACACGACGGATACTGATCCGATCAAATAG
- the tatA gene encoding Sec-independent protein translocase subunit TatA → MPNLGPTELIIIGLILVLLFGAKKLPDAARGLGRSLRIFKAETSKLRDDDDADAPTATVVQAQPQPAAPAPQPLTTAAPAPSAEEQARVLEEQAARLRAQAGAPKPQ, encoded by the coding sequence ATGCCCAACCTGGGACCCACTGAGCTGATCATCATCGGGTTGATCCTGGTGCTGCTGTTCGGTGCCAAGAAACTGCCGGATGCCGCTCGAGGACTGGGCCGGTCGCTGCGCATTTTCAAGGCGGAGACCTCCAAGCTCCGCGATGACGACGATGCCGACGCCCCGACGGCCACGGTCGTCCAGGCGCAGCCCCAGCCCGCGGCTCCGGCCCCGCAGCCGCTCACCACGGCGGCACCCGCGCCGTCGGCGGAGGAGCAGGCCCGTGTCCTGGAGGAGCAGGCCGCCAGGCTGCGCGCTCAGGCAGGCGCTCCGAAGCCTCAGTAG
- a CDS encoding helix-turn-helix transcriptional regulator, which produces MSTADRLPRLLALVPYLMSHPGAQVPEVAKIFGLSEKQLIDDLQLVWMCGLPGHTPGDLIDVSWDGGEIVIDNADTIARPLRLGVDEASALLVALRMLAEMPEFGERDALARVIAKFEQASVEGAAAVSSQVAVEVDATPDALPTVNEALRRGRRLSLRYYVPGRDEVTPREVDPMRLVVVDGRSYLSGWCYRAEAVRLFRLDRMLTVEVLDVAADPPAGAVPDEVTSGVFRPSPTDELVELELTPAGRWVAEYYPCEQVEELGEGRLRVALRARDQGWLVRLALRLGDTGRVLSPDSLAASVREAATSALNRYESVS; this is translated from the coding sequence ATGAGCACGGCTGACCGGTTGCCCAGGCTGCTGGCGCTGGTGCCCTACCTGATGTCGCATCCCGGGGCGCAGGTGCCCGAGGTGGCGAAGATCTTCGGGCTCAGCGAGAAGCAGCTCATCGACGACCTGCAACTGGTGTGGATGTGCGGGCTGCCCGGCCACACCCCCGGCGACCTGATCGACGTGTCGTGGGACGGCGGCGAGATCGTCATCGACAACGCCGACACCATCGCCCGCCCGTTGCGGCTGGGCGTCGACGAGGCCAGCGCGCTGCTGGTGGCCCTGCGGATGCTCGCCGAGATGCCCGAGTTCGGCGAGCGCGACGCGCTGGCCCGGGTCATCGCCAAGTTCGAGCAGGCCTCGGTGGAGGGCGCGGCCGCGGTCAGCAGCCAGGTCGCGGTCGAGGTGGACGCCACGCCCGACGCGCTGCCCACGGTGAACGAGGCGCTGCGGCGCGGCAGGCGGCTGTCGCTGCGCTACTACGTGCCGGGCCGCGACGAGGTGACCCCGCGGGAGGTCGACCCGATGCGCCTGGTCGTGGTGGACGGCCGCTCCTACCTGTCGGGCTGGTGCTACCGGGCCGAGGCGGTGCGGCTGTTCCGGCTGGACCGGATGCTCACCGTCGAGGTGCTCGACGTGGCTGCCGATCCGCCCGCCGGTGCGGTGCCCGACGAGGTCACCTCCGGGGTGTTCCGGCCCTCTCCGACGGACGAGCTGGTGGAGCTGGAGCTGACCCCGGCGGGCCGCTGGGTCGCCGAGTACTACCCGTGCGAGCAGGTGGAGGAGCTCGGCGAGGGCCGCCTTCGGGTGGCGCTGCGGGCACGCGACCAGGGCTGGCTGGTACGGCTGGCGCTGCGCCTGGGCGACACCGGGCGGGTGCTCTCCCCGGACTCGCTGGCGGCGAGCGTGCGGGAGGCCGCGACGTCGGCGCTGAATCGTTACGAGTCGGTTTCCTGA
- a CDS encoding helix-turn-helix transcriptional regulator, producing MSRRKTERLLNLVICLLATRRPLSAEHIRQAVPGYDAANDEAFQRMFERDKNELREIGIPIEVHKDPWEEDPGYRIVPQAYELPEITLEPDEAAVVGLAAQVWQRASLAEAASGALLKLRAGGVETDEAGGMLGSALELRVDTQDPAFPALWEAVRDRRVVRFAYRAAASESVLTRTVEPWGVVSRRGRWYVVGHDRDRDAARAFRLSRISGPVTPVGRPGTVVVPEGVDIKSMVGYRDEPVQERTALIRVREGTCQGLRQVARAVRPGAGGWDELDVDFTDTGRLAGWVVGFAADAEVVGPPDARDAVICRLKGVLA from the coding sequence ATGTCGCGCCGGAAGACCGAGCGGTTGCTGAACCTTGTGATCTGCCTGCTGGCCACGCGGCGGCCGCTCAGCGCCGAGCACATCCGCCAGGCGGTGCCCGGCTACGACGCCGCCAACGACGAGGCCTTCCAGCGGATGTTCGAGCGTGACAAGAACGAGCTGCGGGAGATCGGCATCCCGATCGAGGTCCACAAGGACCCGTGGGAGGAGGATCCGGGCTACCGGATCGTCCCGCAGGCCTACGAGCTGCCCGAGATCACCCTGGAGCCCGACGAGGCGGCCGTGGTGGGCCTGGCGGCCCAGGTGTGGCAGCGGGCCAGCCTGGCCGAGGCCGCCAGCGGGGCGCTGCTGAAGCTGCGCGCCGGGGGAGTGGAGACCGACGAGGCGGGCGGGATGCTCGGCAGCGCGCTGGAGCTGCGGGTCGACACCCAGGACCCGGCCTTCCCCGCGCTCTGGGAGGCCGTGCGCGACCGGCGCGTGGTCCGCTTCGCCTACCGGGCGGCGGCCAGCGAGAGCGTGCTGACCCGCACGGTGGAGCCGTGGGGCGTGGTCAGCCGCCGCGGCCGGTGGTACGTGGTCGGCCACGACCGCGACCGTGACGCGGCCCGGGCGTTCCGGCTCAGCCGGATCAGCGGCCCGGTCACCCCGGTGGGCCGCCCCGGGACGGTGGTGGTGCCCGAGGGCGTCGACATCAAGTCGATGGTCGGCTACCGCGACGAGCCGGTTCAGGAGCGCACCGCCCTCATCCGGGTCCGCGAGGGCACCTGCCAGGGGCTGCGCCAGGTGGCCAGGGCCGTACGGCCCGGAGCCGGCGGGTGGGACGAGCTGGACGTCGACTTCACCGACACCGGGCGGCTGGCCGGATGGGTCGTCGGCTTCGCGGCCGACGCCGAGGTGGTCGGGCCGCCGGACGCCCGCGACGCCGTGATCTGCCGGCTGAAGGGGGTCCTGGCGTGA
- a CDS encoding DUF3866 family protein, which yields MIRWRRGEVVRIRREWPGAVELDVTTEDGSARALAYPALVGRPEPGDVVLLNTTALAMGLGTGGYAMVVALPDRLPEDPQGPGHLVKARYTPLQTTVLGADEQDSPFHEALREADSLDGMPVIVADLHSALPAILCGLYGSRPPGPPAGEAEAGIPRVAYVMLDGGALPAWFSMSCAQLREAGWLGGVVTVGQAFGGDVEAVTPHTGLLAARHVLGADVAIVTQGPGNLGTGTRWGFSGVSAGEAVNAVAVLGGRPVAALRVSEGDRRERHIGVSHHSLTAYGRVALAPAQVVVPELQGEFGRRVAEQSEPLAARHELVTVAVDGLHEALRGSPVRLSTMGRTLDEDLAYFLASAAAGRHAASLLS from the coding sequence GTGATCAGATGGCGCAGGGGCGAGGTCGTACGGATCCGGCGCGAGTGGCCGGGGGCGGTGGAACTCGACGTCACCACCGAGGACGGCAGCGCGCGTGCGCTGGCCTATCCCGCCCTGGTGGGACGTCCGGAGCCCGGTGACGTGGTGCTGCTCAACACGACCGCGCTCGCGATGGGTCTCGGTACGGGAGGTTACGCCATGGTGGTGGCGCTCCCCGACCGTTTACCAGAAGATCCGCAAGGCCCCGGACACCTGGTGAAGGCACGCTACACCCCCTTGCAGACCACCGTGCTCGGCGCCGACGAGCAGGACTCCCCCTTCCACGAGGCGCTGCGCGAGGCCGACTCCCTGGACGGCATGCCGGTGATCGTCGCCGACCTGCACTCGGCGCTGCCGGCGATCCTCTGCGGCCTGTACGGCTCGCGCCCCCCGGGGCCGCCGGCCGGGGAGGCGGAGGCGGGGATCCCCCGGGTCGCCTACGTGATGCTCGACGGCGGGGCGCTGCCCGCCTGGTTCTCCATGTCGTGCGCCCAGCTCAGGGAGGCCGGCTGGCTGGGCGGGGTGGTCACGGTGGGCCAGGCCTTCGGCGGCGACGTGGAGGCCGTGACACCGCACACGGGCCTGCTGGCGGCCCGGCACGTCCTCGGCGCCGACGTGGCGATCGTCACCCAGGGGCCGGGCAACCTGGGCACCGGCACCCGGTGGGGCTTCTCCGGCGTCTCGGCCGGCGAGGCGGTCAACGCCGTCGCCGTCCTGGGAGGACGCCCGGTCGCGGCGCTGCGGGTCAGCGAGGGCGACCGGCGCGAGCGCCACATCGGCGTCTCCCACCACTCACTGACCGCCTACGGCCGGGTCGCCCTGGCCCCGGCCCAGGTCGTCGTGCCGGAGCTGCAGGGCGAGTTCGGCAGGCGGGTGGCCGAGCAGTCCGAGCCGCTGGCCGCCCGTCACGAGCTGGTGACGGTGGCCGTGGACGGGCTCCACGAGGCGCTCCGGGGCTCCCCGGTGCGGCTGTCGACGATGGGCCGGACCCTGGACGAGGACCTGGCCTACTTCCTGGCCTCGGCCGCCGCAGGCCGCCACGCGGCCTCGCTGCTGTCGTAG
- a CDS encoding DUF3291 domain-containing protein → MAVMHLAQLNIAHMRAPKDSPELADFVAALDPVNRLADEAPGFVWRLAGDGPEDVVEHDYGDHLVINFSLWESRDALWDFVYRSAHLGVMQRRREWFLRSAEPYTVMWWVPEGYIPALEEGMERLELLKAEGSTPQAFTFKDFYDSSEAAWRPAAAEARK, encoded by the coding sequence ATGGCCGTCATGCACCTGGCCCAGCTCAACATCGCCCACATGCGCGCGCCCAAGGACTCGCCCGAGCTCGCCGACTTCGTCGCGGCACTCGACCCCGTCAACCGCCTCGCCGACGAGGCCCCCGGCTTCGTGTGGCGGCTCGCGGGCGACGGCCCCGAAGACGTCGTCGAGCACGACTACGGCGACCACCTGGTGATCAACTTCTCGCTCTGGGAGTCGCGCGACGCGCTGTGGGACTTCGTCTACCGCAGCGCGCACCTGGGCGTCATGCAGCGGCGCAGGGAGTGGTTCCTGCGCTCGGCGGAGCCGTACACGGTGATGTGGTGGGTCCCGGAGGGATACATCCCGGCACTGGAGGAGGGGATGGAGCGCCTGGAACTGCTCAAGGCGGAAGGCTCCACCCCGCAGGCCTTCACCTTCAAGGACTTCTACGACAGCAGCGAGGCCGCGTGGCGGCCTGCGGCGGCCGAGGCCAGGAAGTAG
- a CDS encoding helix-turn-helix transcriptional regulator has translation MSSDDLGTVAALHDPVRRAVYDYVVSRGHEVGRNEAAEAVGVQRTLAAFHLDKLVEVGLLESGFKRLTDKTGPGSGRPAKVYRRAPGEWQVNVPARDYRTLAMALAEVVDLLGGDEQAERVARRAGAGLAAPGEDLGEVLRRRGYEPYEEDGRLRLRNCPFHLLAEEHPLLVCSMNLALCQGMLEGLGEEGVTARLDPRPGECCVAFSREHL, from the coding sequence GTGAGCAGCGATGACCTCGGCACGGTGGCGGCCCTGCATGATCCGGTACGGCGGGCCGTCTACGACTACGTCGTCTCCCGGGGGCACGAGGTGGGGCGCAACGAGGCCGCGGAGGCGGTGGGGGTGCAGCGGACCCTGGCCGCGTTCCACCTGGACAAACTGGTCGAGGTCGGGCTGCTGGAGTCGGGGTTCAAGCGGCTGACGGACAAGACCGGGCCGGGCAGCGGCCGTCCGGCGAAGGTCTACCGCCGGGCGCCGGGGGAGTGGCAGGTCAACGTCCCGGCCAGGGACTACCGGACGCTGGCGATGGCGCTGGCCGAGGTGGTGGACCTGCTCGGCGGGGACGAGCAGGCCGAGCGGGTGGCGCGGCGCGCCGGGGCCGGGCTGGCCGCGCCGGGGGAGGACCTCGGCGAGGTGCTGCGGCGGCGCGGCTACGAGCCGTATGAGGAGGACGGCCGGCTGCGACTGCGCAACTGCCCCTTCCACCTGCTCGCCGAGGAGCATCCGCTGCTGGTCTGCTCGATGAACCTCGCGCTCTGCCAGGGCATGCTCGAAGGGCTCGGGGAGGAGGGCGTGACGGCCCGGCTGGATCCGCGGCCGGGGGAGTGCTGCGTCGCCTTCTCCAGGGAGCATCTCTAA
- a CDS encoding FKBP-type peptidyl-prolyl cis-trans isomerase, translated as MRIPPLLAAFSLVLVAACTSPGGRAGPEIEVLGDFGVKPKVVFPDGEPAGDLRVREQMVGTGSVIKGDDLVVAHYTAHVWDGEDNRLLASSFNQGAPASFPLKHSISGVGKALRGHRVGSRVVAAIPPGEGYGPNPPGGLTAGDELFYVVDVLGAFPPDATARGTGGGGTLAGVKVAGGPGERPALTLPRERPPVRLQSKVLIQGGGPRTRAGQLLVTQYESRIWGSGAAADSTWEAGQPKAFQIGNGSVIPGWDKALVGVPVGSRVAVVVPPGLGYGKGLPPLIKPTDTLVFVVDVLAAY; from the coding sequence ATGCGCATCCCGCCATTGCTCGCCGCGTTCTCGCTTGTGCTGGTCGCCGCCTGCACCTCTCCCGGTGGCCGGGCCGGGCCGGAGATAGAGGTTCTCGGAGACTTCGGCGTGAAGCCGAAGGTCGTCTTCCCGGACGGCGAGCCCGCCGGCGACCTGCGGGTCCGCGAGCAGATGGTCGGCACCGGGAGCGTGATCAAGGGTGACGACCTGGTCGTGGCCCACTACACAGCGCACGTGTGGGACGGCGAGGACAACCGGTTGCTGGCCTCCAGCTTCAACCAGGGCGCTCCCGCCTCCTTCCCGCTGAAGCACTCCATCTCCGGCGTGGGCAAGGCCCTGCGGGGGCACAGGGTCGGCAGCCGTGTCGTCGCGGCCATCCCGCCCGGAGAGGGCTACGGCCCCAACCCGCCCGGCGGGCTGACCGCCGGCGACGAGCTGTTCTACGTGGTCGACGTCCTGGGCGCCTTCCCGCCGGACGCCACCGCCAGGGGCACGGGCGGTGGCGGCACCCTCGCCGGGGTGAAGGTCGCCGGCGGCCCCGGCGAGCGCCCGGCCCTCACCCTGCCGCGTGAGCGGCCTCCCGTGCGGCTGCAGAGCAAGGTCCTCATCCAGGGCGGCGGTCCCAGGACCCGGGCGGGCCAGCTCCTGGTCACCCAGTACGAGAGCAGGATCTGGGGCAGCGGAGCCGCCGCCGACTCCACCTGGGAGGCCGGGCAGCCCAAGGCCTTCCAGATCGGCAACGGCAGCGTCATCCCCGGCTGGGACAAGGCCCTGGTCGGCGTCCCGGTCGGCAGCCGTGTCGCCGTGGTCGTCCCGCCGGGACTCGGCTACGGGAAGGGCCTGCCGCCGCTGATCAAGCCCACCGACACCCTCGTCTTCGTCGTCGACGTCCTCGCCGCCTACTGA